In one window of Haloimpatiens sp. FM7315 DNA:
- a CDS encoding cell wall-binding repeat-containing protein, with translation MNKYKRLMVLSFFLAFLFINVRSVNAFSKMNRIYGNNRYDTSVSVSEKNFTASDNVVIASGQSYADSLCAAPLAKKLNAPIILVQKNLNEKAKMKYLD, from the coding sequence GTGAATAAATACAAAAGACTAATGGTTCTTTCTTTCTTTTTAGCCTTTCTTTTTATTAATGTCAGGTCTGTAAATGCCTTTTCTAAAATGAATAGAATTTACGGTAATAATAGATATGATACTTCTGTTTCTGTAAGTGAGAAGAATTTTACAGCATCTGATAATGTAGTTATAGCTTCAGGGCAGTCTTATGCGGATTCACTTTGTGCAGCTCCTCTTGCTAAAAAGCTTAATGCGCCAATCATATTAGTTCAAAAGAACTTAAATGAAAAAGCAAAAATGAAATACTTAGATTAA
- a CDS encoding anaerobic ribonucleoside triphosphate reductase produces MLHVVKRDGRTANFDASKIASAIKGAAEEIAFKLKESEIIDLTQKSMKRIEELKEEEITVEEIQDLVERVLLDEGYKKIGEAYFNYRRERTKVRDIKSDLMKAINNIGIETDRDNANVGNNFSSKLLRIASESNKWHNLATMPKKLAKAHENGDLYYHDLDSYNLTINCLNIETGKVLKNGVNTGYGTINPPKRIETAAELSCILLQSTQNDMFGGQAHVNFDNDMADFIPPTREETTREVLNTLKQLEGYENVTMENICENKSFSDLINKKLEKRIHQAMQGIVYNLNTMHSRAGSQVPFSSINLGLPKNEDAALICKVFLEEYEKGLGKGEQPIFPNIIFRVKEGVNREEKDPYYYLYELACRVSAKRMNPMFMNIDADFNKSYYDRGIMPATMGCRTYICSNINGEEGPDGRGNIAPVTINLPRLGILAKGNLDKFFSLLNARLELSREALLHRYSVLKHLRVKDLPFVAGQHLLKGSENLDENDFIEPILRQGSFAIGFIGVAETLIALIGKHHGESEEAQALGLKIVGTIREFCDKYKEVDKLNYSCYATPAEGLSGKFIIQDKSIFGEIKGVTDKDYYTNSYHVPVYYNISIRNKIDIEAPYHKICNGGHITYIELDDYPAAEDVKSIIDYAYKNTNISYMGINFHIRYCKDCGTYLKNGEQKCTSCGSLNIQGISRVTGYLSLDERFGKGKVAERADRTSHTESHENFYGA; encoded by the coding sequence ATGCTACATGTTGTTAAGAGAGATGGTAGAACCGCTAATTTTGATGCTTCTAAGATAGCTAGTGCTATAAAAGGAGCTGCTGAAGAAATTGCTTTTAAGCTTAAAGAAAGCGAAATAATAGACTTAACTCAAAAGTCTATGAAGAGAATTGAAGAATTAAAGGAAGAGGAAATAACCGTAGAAGAAATTCAAGATTTAGTAGAAAGAGTTTTACTGGATGAAGGATATAAGAAAATAGGCGAGGCCTATTTTAATTATAGAAGAGAGAGAACAAAAGTTAGGGACATTAAGTCAGATTTAATGAAAGCTATAAATAACATAGGTATAGAAACGGACAGAGATAATGCAAATGTTGGAAATAACTTTTCCTCAAAGTTACTTAGAATAGCCTCAGAGTCTAACAAATGGCATAACCTAGCTACTATGCCTAAAAAACTTGCTAAGGCTCATGAAAATGGAGATTTATATTATCATGACCTTGACAGTTATAATCTTACTATAAACTGTCTTAACATTGAAACTGGAAAAGTTTTAAAAAATGGTGTTAACACAGGTTACGGAACTATAAATCCGCCAAAGAGAATAGAAACCGCGGCAGAGCTTTCATGTATTTTACTTCAAAGTACCCAAAATGATATGTTTGGTGGACAGGCTCATGTTAATTTTGACAATGATATGGCAGATTTTATTCCACCTACAAGGGAAGAAACAACAAGGGAAGTTTTAAATACTTTAAAGCAGCTTGAAGGGTATGAAAATGTCACTATGGAAAACATTTGTGAGAATAAAAGCTTTTCTGATTTAATAAATAAAAAACTTGAAAAGAGGATTCACCAAGCTATGCAAGGTATAGTATATAACTTAAATACTATGCATTCAAGAGCAGGATCTCAGGTACCTTTTTCATCTATAAATTTAGGACTTCCTAAAAACGAAGATGCAGCACTTATATGCAAGGTATTTTTAGAGGAGTATGAAAAAGGTCTTGGAAAAGGCGAACAGCCAATATTCCCTAATATAATATTTAGGGTTAAAGAAGGAGTAAATAGAGAAGAAAAGGATCCTTACTATTACTTATATGAATTGGCCTGCAGAGTTTCTGCAAAAAGAATGAATCCTATGTTTATGAATATAGATGCGGATTTTAATAAATCTTATTATGACAGAGGTATAATGCCAGCAACTATGGGTTGTAGAACTTATATATGTTCTAATATAAACGGTGAGGAAGGTCCAGATGGAAGAGGAAATATTGCTCCTGTAACCATTAATCTACCTAGACTTGGGATACTTGCTAAAGGAAATTTGGACAAGTTCTTCAGTCTTTTAAATGCAAGGTTAGAGCTTTCAAGGGAAGCACTACTACATAGATATAGTGTGCTTAAACATTTAAGGGTTAAAGACCTACCATTTGTAGCAGGCCAGCATTTATTAAAGGGTTCTGAGAATTTAGATGAAAATGATTTTATAGAGCCAATTTTAAGACAAGGCAGCTTTGCTATAGGATTTATTGGTGTTGCGGAAACTTTGATAGCACTTATTGGAAAGCATCATGGAGAGAGTGAAGAGGCTCAAGCTTTAGGACTAAAAATCGTAGGAACAATAAGAGAATTTTGCGATAAATACAAAGAAGTTGATAAATTGAATTACTCTTGTTATGCAACTCCTGCAGAAGGATTGTCAGGGAAGTTTATAATTCAAGATAAGTCTATATTTGGAGAAATTAAAGGGGTTACTGATAAAGATTACTATACTAATAGTTATCATGTACCTGTGTACTATAATATATCTATAAGAAATAAAATAGATATAGAGGCTCCATACCATAAGATATGTAATGGTGGACACATAACATATATAGAATTAGATGATTATCCAGCAGCAGAAGATGTTAAGAGTATAATAGATTATGCTTATAAAAACACAAATATTAGTTATATGGGGATAAATTTCCACATAAGATATTGTAAGGACTGTGGTACTTATCTAAAAAATGGAGAACAAAAGTGCACGAGTTGTGGAAGTTTAAATATACAAGGAATATCTAGAGTAACAGGATATTTAAGTTTAGATGAGCGATTTGGAAAAGGAAAAGTAGCTGAAAGAGCAGATAGAACCTCTCACACTGAAAGTCATGAGAATTTTTATGGTGCCTGA
- a CDS encoding DUF3048 C-terminal domain-containing protein: MSLAPNNFYKTSYNLEKNKYVKTMDSTKSKDALDNSPLSADNIVIQLTDIVLQNDGLHLNIKLVGEGKGYVISNGKYKKIKWRKESKNSPTILLDEEGKIVPLSPGKTWWHILKNSCKVFIK, from the coding sequence GTGAGCTTAGCTCCAAATAACTTTTACAAAACTTCCTATAACCTTGAAAAAAACAAATACGTTAAAACTATGGACAGTACAAAGTCTAAGGATGCTCTTGACAATAGCCCTTTATCAGCAGATAATATAGTGATTCAATTAACAGATATAGTACTACAAAATGATGGTCTTCATCTTAATATAAAGCTAGTAGGTGAAGGGAAGGGCTACGTAATAAGTAATGGAAAGTATAAAAAAATAAAATGGAGAAAAGAAAGCAAAAATAGCCCCACTATTTTACTGGATGAAGAAGGAAAAATAGTGCCTTTAAGCCCTGGCAAAACCTGGTGGCACATACTTAAAAATTCATGTAAAGTATTTATAAAATAG
- a CDS encoding DegV family protein: MSKIALITDSISDVSKEFADAHGVKILPLKIIYKDKEYLDRVDITPEEVYSRMPSEIPTTSLPSMEEINNLFLQLENEGYTHAIVIPVSSNLSGTYNALKLISEDHPNLNTYVYDSKSISLGEGCIVEECALLIEKGESFLNIINHLPNIRKKVHLYYVLDTLEYLKKGGRIGRVSGTIGEFLNIKPIISVDDEGRYYTAAKARGKKQAINKLLSIVQEILEKCKCKVFIMHGGAAKECEKFYETIKGFQNITSIYKGEISPTAGVHTGPGLLGIALLEE; this comes from the coding sequence TTGAGTAAAATAGCATTAATAACCGACAGTATATCCGATGTAAGCAAAGAATTTGCTGATGCTCATGGTGTGAAAATACTGCCTCTTAAAATAATTTATAAAGACAAAGAATATTTAGATAGAGTGGATATAACGCCTGAAGAGGTTTATAGTAGAATGCCTTCTGAAATTCCAACTACATCTCTTCCTTCTATGGAGGAAATTAATAATCTTTTTTTACAGCTTGAAAATGAGGGATATACTCATGCAATTGTAATTCCCGTTTCTTCTAATTTATCTGGAACCTATAATGCTTTAAAACTAATTTCCGAGGATCATCCTAATTTAAACACCTATGTTTATGATTCAAAATCCATAAGTCTTGGAGAAGGTTGTATTGTAGAGGAATGTGCACTTCTTATAGAAAAAGGTGAAAGCTTTTTAAATATTATAAATCACCTACCAAATATAAGGAAAAAAGTTCATTTGTATTACGTATTAGATACTTTGGAATACCTAAAAAAAGGCGGAAGAATAGGAAGAGTTTCCGGTACAATTGGTGAATTTCTTAACATTAAGCCAATAATTTCTGTAGATGATGAGGGACGATACTATACTGCAGCAAAAGCAAGAGGTAAAAAACAAGCTATAAATAAACTGCTCTCTATAGTTCAGGAGATTTTAGAAAAATGTAAATGTAAGGTCTTTATAATGCACGGTGGTGCTGCAAAAGAGTGTGAAAAATTTTATGAAACCATAAAAGGATTTCAAAATATTACTTCTATATACAAAGGGGAGATAAGTCCTACTGCTGGGGTACATACTGGCCCAGGACTTTTAGGCATTGCACTTCTTGAGGAATAA
- the thiT gene encoding energy-coupled thiamine transporter ThiT, translating to MSIFQTFIKNCTDIFTHPTSVATLIGLLIIIIVLMRVKHIKITTKMLTQIGIALALATILKVFRLYHLTNGGSITLGSMVPILLIAFIYGPETGFLTGLLYGLITLILDPYILHPTQVLFDYPLPFMALGIAGYFRSNKYLGTILAVLGRFICHFISGVAFFGSFAPDGMSPALYSLTVNGIFIGIEGAICFIIIALLPITLLTKIALNGQVSNFNS from the coding sequence ATGTCAATATTTCAAACATTTATTAAAAACTGTACAGACATTTTTACACATCCAACATCTGTAGCTACACTAATTGGTCTTTTAATAATTATAATAGTTCTTATGAGGGTCAAACATATTAAAATTACAACAAAGATGTTAACCCAGATTGGAATAGCACTAGCTCTAGCTACAATTCTAAAGGTATTTAGACTATACCATTTGACTAATGGTGGAAGCATAACTTTAGGCAGTATGGTTCCTATTTTACTAATAGCCTTTATTTATGGTCCTGAAACAGGATTTTTAACTGGTCTATTATACGGTCTTATAACATTAATTTTAGATCCATATATACTTCATCCAACTCAGGTTTTATTTGACTATCCTTTGCCTTTTATGGCTTTAGGCATAGCTGGTTATTTTAGAAGCAACAAATATTTAGGAACTATTTTAGCGGTGCTGGGACGTTTTATATGTCACTTTATATCAGGAGTTGCTTTCTTTGGAAGTTTTGCACCAGATGGTATGTCTCCAGCTTTATATTCCTTAACGGTTAACGGAATATTTATAGGAATAGAAGGAGCTATTTGTTTTATAATAATAGCACTGTTACCTATTACCTTGCTTACAAAAATAGCCTTAAATGGACAGGTTTCCAATTTTAACTCATAA
- a CDS encoding chloride channel protein — MVVKLAPEAEGHGTEKAIEAVHKRNGKMNLRAMPVKLFTTFLTIIFGGSVGEEGPATQIGAGMASFFSGIFKMEDVDRRRFAVCGISAGFVGVFGAPVGAAIFAAEVLYIGRFSYLALLPSLISSYVSYFVGRFLGTKPLLIYFVDFKKSNPSFMFAKMIAFGIFIGILAHIFIALVNYVEKLFKGIKIYKPLKGIIGGGILILIVLISGTTDYIGMGEDIINKSVEGGSVSGFAFIAKMITSSVTLASGGNGGILTPMAYIGATAGSTWATIIHGHATFYAAMGMVAFLATCSNTPLAGIVMSMELFGAEVGTYCSIVCVVSYLIVGHKSIYPTQVLMVEKSPSFELAKNCAIGAEEKVKLNRGHWKIINKFIQGNSFTDSNL, encoded by the coding sequence TTGGTAGTAAAATTAGCCCCAGAGGCTGAAGGTCATGGTACAGAAAAAGCAATTGAGGCAGTACATAAAAGAAATGGTAAAATGAATTTAAGAGCTATGCCAGTTAAGTTATTTACAACATTTTTAACTATAATATTTGGAGGCTCTGTAGGTGAAGAGGGACCTGCAACTCAAATAGGAGCAGGGATGGCCTCATTTTTTTCTGGAATTTTTAAGATGGAGGACGTAGACAGAAGGAGATTTGCAGTATGTGGTATTAGTGCAGGATTTGTTGGAGTTTTTGGTGCTCCAGTAGGAGCTGCAATATTTGCAGCAGAAGTTTTGTACATAGGTAGATTTTCATATTTAGCACTTTTACCTTCTTTAATATCTTCTTATGTAAGTTATTTTGTAGGAAGATTTTTAGGAACTAAGCCACTTCTTATATATTTTGTGGACTTTAAAAAGTCTAATCCAAGCTTTATGTTTGCAAAAATGATTGCTTTTGGCATATTTATAGGAATACTAGCCCATATATTTATCGCTTTAGTAAATTATGTTGAAAAATTATTTAAAGGTATTAAGATATATAAACCACTAAAGGGAATAATAGGTGGAGGTATTTTGATTTTAATAGTTTTAATTTCAGGAACTACAGACTACATAGGTATGGGAGAAGATATCATAAATAAAAGTGTAGAGGGAGGAAGTGTAAGTGGATTTGCTTTTATAGCTAAAATGATTACATCTTCTGTTACTTTGGCATCCGGTGGTAATGGGGGAATTCTTACTCCTATGGCTTATATTGGAGCTACAGCCGGTAGTACCTGGGCAACCATAATACATGGACATGCTACTTTCTATGCTGCAATGGGAATGGTAGCTTTTCTAGCTACCTGTTCAAATACGCCCCTAGCTGGCATTGTAATGAGCATGGAGTTATTTGGAGCTGAGGTTGGAACTTACTGTTCTATAGTATGTGTTGTAAGTTATTTAATAGTTGGTCATAAGAGCATTTACCCAACTCAAGTTTTGATGGTAGAAAAATCTCCATCCTTTGAACTTGCTAAAAACTGTGCCATAGGTGCGGAAGAGAAGGTTAAGTTAAATAGAGGACACTGGAAAATTATAAATAAATTTATTCAGGGTAATTCCTTTACAGATAGTAATTTATAA
- a CDS encoding efflux RND transporter periplasmic adaptor subunit, which produces MIKLILYKNRMNILEGCYEKEDLFWAIPILILGAILGVSIINKEKGKFQEVKVEKAVKGELKEYLSTNGKIESKESKEYFGIQGKVKKVNVKVGQNIKKGEVLVVYYALDLASNVKQAQLQYSNALLQNRELISQRQEILNNKKEIDESIKALEKSSNPQDLLKIQSLKEKKASLINISDEKIKQSENSVELAKIAVDVAKENLKNSKSQIVAESDGVVTSLNVKEGAMDSGAQPLLEVQNIKDLQVVISLNKYDVSKVKLGQKVLINSGNSEYKGKISFIDPIAKEVISGAGKETSLKVKADILDKTENLKIGFDVDLDILVSETKNALKIPSEAIKIDKKGSSYVYLVKNGKTAERKIKVGIQSDLETEILEGLKLSEKVILNPKESIKNGTLVKESLEEK; this is translated from the coding sequence ATGATAAAATTAATTTTATACAAAAATAGAATGAATATTTTGGAGGGATGTTATGAAAAAGAAGATCTTTTTTGGGCTATACCTATTTTAATTCTTGGAGCTATTCTTGGAGTAAGTATAATAAATAAAGAAAAAGGAAAATTTCAAGAAGTTAAAGTTGAAAAGGCAGTTAAGGGTGAGTTAAAAGAATACTTGTCTACAAACGGAAAGATTGAATCTAAAGAATCCAAAGAGTATTTTGGAATTCAAGGAAAGGTAAAGAAGGTAAATGTTAAAGTAGGGCAAAATATAAAAAAGGGGGAGGTACTTGTAGTTTATTATGCTTTGGATTTAGCTTCCAATGTAAAACAAGCACAGCTTCAGTATAGTAATGCCTTGCTTCAAAATAGGGAATTAATATCTCAAAGACAGGAAATATTGAATAATAAAAAAGAAATAGATGAGAGCATAAAAGCTTTAGAAAAAAGTAGTAATCCTCAAGATTTATTGAAGATTCAAAGTTTAAAAGAGAAGAAGGCCTCGCTTATAAATATTTCAGATGAAAAAATAAAACAGTCTGAAAATTCAGTGGAACTTGCAAAAATAGCAGTAGATGTAGCAAAAGAGAATTTAAAAAATAGTAAATCACAAATTGTAGCTGAAAGTGATGGAGTTGTAACTTCATTAAACGTAAAAGAGGGAGCTATGGATAGTGGAGCTCAGCCATTATTAGAGGTACAAAATATTAAAGATCTTCAAGTTGTTATTTCTTTAAATAAATATGATGTTAGCAAGGTAAAGCTAGGTCAGAAGGTTTTAATAAATAGTGGAAATTCAGAGTACAAAGGAAAGATATCTTTTATAGATCCTATAGCTAAAGAAGTAATATCTGGAGCTGGTAAAGAAACTTCCCTTAAAGTTAAGGCTGATATATTAGATAAAACTGAGAATTTAAAAATTGGCTTTGACGTTGATTTAGACATATTAGTATCTGAGACTAAAAATGCACTTAAAATTCCTTCAGAAGCAATTAAGATAGATAAAAAAGGTAGTAGCTATGTTTATTTAGTTAAAAATGGAAAGACTGCAGAGAGAAAAATTAAGGTAGGAATTCAATCTGATTTGGAAACAGAAATATTAGAAGGCTTAAAATTAAGTGAAAAGGTGATATTAAATCCAAAAGAGTCCATAAAAAATGGAACTTTGGTAAAAGAATCTTTGGAGGAAAAGTAA
- the rsmA gene encoding 16S rRNA (adenine(1518)-N(6)/adenine(1519)-N(6))-dimethyltransferase RsmA, whose translation MENYSTKEIVEKYGFKFTKSLGQNFLIDDTVLLDIVEGAEVDKDDFVIEIGPGVGTLTKVLLSRAKKVCAIELDSKLIPILQEELKEHANFQLIHKDALKVDYKELIGEEKSVKVVANLPYYVTTPIISKLITEGYNFKSLTIMIQKEVAERIAAKPCNKDYGALSLLVQYYCNTKILRKVKKESFIPSPKVESMVIRLDKLEKPKAFVEDEKLFFKVIRDSFSMRRKTLNNGLKNLGLNKEELLEAFDKSGIDPKRRGETLSIEEFASLSNEIYRINK comes from the coding sequence ATGGAAAACTATAGTACCAAAGAAATAGTTGAGAAATATGGTTTTAAATTTACTAAAAGCTTGGGACAAAATTTCTTAATAGATGATACTGTACTTTTAGACATAGTGGAAGGGGCAGAAGTAGATAAAGACGACTTTGTAATAGAAATAGGACCAGGAGTTGGAACTTTAACTAAGGTTTTACTTAGTAGAGCTAAAAAAGTATGCGCTATAGAACTAGACAGTAAATTAATTCCTATACTTCAAGAGGAATTAAAAGAGCATGCAAACTTCCAGCTAATACATAAGGATGCTTTAAAGGTAGACTATAAAGAGCTTATAGGAGAGGAAAAAAGTGTAAAGGTAGTAGCTAATTTACCGTATTATGTAACTACACCTATAATCTCTAAACTAATAACAGAAGGTTACAATTTTAAATCCTTAACTATAATGATACAAAAAGAAGTAGCAGAAAGGATTGCAGCAAAACCTTGCAATAAGGATTATGGTGCCCTATCTCTTTTGGTTCAGTATTACTGCAATACTAAAATACTTAGAAAGGTTAAAAAAGAATCTTTTATTCCTAGTCCAAAAGTAGAATCTATGGTAATAAGACTGGATAAATTAGAAAAACCTAAGGCTTTTGTAGAGGATGAAAAGTTGTTTTTTAAAGTCATAAGGGATTCTTTTAGCATGAGGAGAAAAACCTTAAATAATGGTCTTAAGAATTTAGGCCTAAATAAAGAAGAACTTCTAGAAGCTTTTGATAAATCAGGAATAGATCCTAAAAGAAGAGGAGAAACCTTATCTATAGAAGAATTTGCTTCTTTATCAAACGAAATATATAGAATAAATAAATAA
- the rnmV gene encoding ribonuclease M5 — MIKEVIVVEGRDDITAVKKAVDAEVIAVGGFGINKKVIDKIKEAQKRKGVIVFTDPDFAGEKIRRIIIKRVPGVKHAYISREEGTKDDDIGVENASVESIRRALENAKCKLTEKREEFTSRDMIYFKLSGHNDSKERREMLGKELGIGYGNASQFLSRLNSFGITKEEFIKGIKRIDKEK, encoded by the coding sequence ATGATTAAAGAAGTTATTGTAGTTGAAGGAAGAGATGATATAACTGCTGTAAAAAAAGCAGTAGATGCTGAGGTTATTGCAGTTGGAGGTTTTGGAATAAATAAAAAAGTAATAGATAAAATAAAAGAAGCACAGAAAAGAAAGGGTGTTATAGTATTTACTGACCCTGATTTTGCAGGAGAAAAAATAAGAAGGATTATAATAAAAAGGGTACCCGGTGTTAAACATGCCTATATTTCAAGAGAAGAAGGAACAAAGGATGATGATATAGGAGTTGAAAATGCTAGTGTGGAATCTATAAGAAGGGCTTTAGAAAACGCAAAATGTAAGCTTACAGAAAAAAGAGAAGAATTTACGTCAAGGGATATGATATATTTCAAGTTAAGTGGACATAATGATTCAAAAGAGAGAAGAGAAATGTTAGGTAAAGAACTAGGTATAGGTTATGGAAATGCCAGTCAGTTTTTGTCTAGACTAAATAGTTTCGGGATAACCAAGGAAGAATTCATTAAGGGAATAAAAAGAATAGATAAGGAGAAATAA
- a CDS encoding 3D domain-containing protein: MEQKAKSCGVKNFFKAPIAVVLVLILLIGITLGITIMRKTILVIIDAKEQKIVTYRSDLKEILSDNSIRIGEKDKINFKLDNKVKDGDKIYIKRAVNVKLNVDGKNLAIKTTENTVEDVLKKEGIKLNSEDRLVPSKTEKISSGLNITITRVTSKILKENKDISFSVVTKKDDSLPKGQKKVIRKGEKGQKVISTKVVYEDGKPVTKKVVSEAVSKKPVTQIVALGTLGVVRPSRGLNPVTYKHALKVKATAYTASVSCTGKGVGDPGFGITATGTKARRNVNGYSTIAVDPRVIPLGTKVYVEGYGLAIAEDTGGAIKGNKIDIYVNSESQAVTWGVRWVNLYVLK, translated from the coding sequence ATGGAACAGAAAGCAAAGAGCTGTGGTGTTAAAAACTTCTTTAAAGCTCCAATAGCTGTAGTTCTGGTACTGATATTGCTTATAGGTATAACATTAGGCATTACTATTATGAGGAAGACCATATTGGTTATAATTGATGCAAAAGAGCAAAAAATAGTTACCTATAGAAGCGATTTAAAGGAAATTCTATCCGATAACAGCATACGGATAGGGGAAAAAGATAAAATCAATTTTAAATTAGACAATAAAGTTAAAGACGGAGATAAGATATATATAAAAAGAGCAGTAAATGTTAAGCTAAATGTAGATGGAAAGAATTTAGCCATTAAAACTACAGAAAATACTGTAGAGGATGTTTTGAAAAAAGAGGGCATAAAGCTAAATAGTGAAGATAGACTAGTTCCATCTAAGACTGAAAAAATTAGTAGTGGTTTAAATATTACTATAACTAGAGTTACTTCTAAAATTTTGAAAGAAAACAAAGATATTTCATTTTCAGTAGTGACTAAAAAAGATGACAGTTTACCTAAAGGTCAAAAGAAAGTAATTAGAAAAGGTGAAAAAGGTCAAAAGGTTATATCAACTAAAGTAGTTTATGAAGATGGAAAACCAGTTACTAAAAAAGTTGTAAGTGAAGCTGTATCAAAAAAACCTGTAACTCAAATAGTTGCATTAGGGACTTTAGGAGTTGTAAGACCATCCCGTGGTTTGAATCCAGTTACTTACAAACACGCTTTGAAAGTTAAGGCAACTGCATATACTGCCAGCGTTTCCTGTACAGGGAAAGGCGTAGGTGACCCAGGCTTTGGAATAACAGCAACAGGTACAAAGGCTAGAAGAAATGTCAATGGATATAGTACAATAGCAGTAGATCCAAGAGTTATACCTTTAGGAACTAAGGTTTATGTTGAAGGCTATGGACTTGCCATAGCAGAGGATACTGGTGGTGCTATAAAGGGAAACAAAATAGATATATATGTGAATTCAGAAAGCCAAGCAGTTACCTGGGGAGTAAGATGGGTCAACTTATATGTTTTAAAATGA
- a CDS encoding TatD family hydrolase, with protein MIFDSHAHYDDESFNEDREKVINELKENGIVGVLNCGASLEGARDSLELAKKHEFFYAAVGIHPECSNIVNKEVIDELREMAKNQKVKAIGEIGLDYYYQENPERGVQKSAFIKQMELARELDLPVVIHDRDAHLDTLDIIKKFPEVRGVIHCFSGSVEFAKECLKLGYYIGFTGVVTFKNAKKVLEVLKEVPLDRMLVETDCPYMAPVPYRGKRNRSEYIKNVIEKISDIKGLSKEDIEKLTIENTKSLFGI; from the coding sequence ATGATTTTTGATTCACATGCTCATTATGATGATGAATCTTTTAATGAGGACAGAGAAAAGGTTATTAATGAGCTTAAAGAAAATGGAATAGTTGGTGTTTTAAACTGTGGTGCATCCTTAGAAGGAGCCAGGGATTCCTTAGAATTAGCTAAGAAACATGAGTTTTTTTATGCAGCAGTTGGAATCCATCCAGAATGTTCAAACATAGTAAATAAAGAAGTTATAGATGAACTTAGGGAAATGGCGAAAAACCAAAAGGTAAAAGCCATAGGAGAAATAGGATTAGATTATTATTACCAAGAAAATCCTGAGAGGGGCGTACAAAAAAGTGCTTTTATAAAGCAAATGGAACTTGCAAGAGAATTAGATTTGCCTGTTGTAATACACGATAGAGATGCTCATTTAGATACTTTGGATATAATAAAAAAATTTCCAGAAGTGAGAGGTGTTATTCACTGCTTTTCTGGTAGTGTTGAATTTGCAAAGGAATGTTTAAAATTAGGGTATTACATAGGATTTACTGGTGTAGTTACTTTTAAAAATGCTAAAAAAGTTTTAGAAGTTTTAAAAGAAGTTCCTTTAGATAGAATGCTTGTAGAAACGGATTGTCCATACATGGCCCCTGTACCTTATAGAGGTAAAAGAAATAGATCAGAGTATATAAAAAATGTAATTGAGAAAATTTCTGATATAAAAGGGCTATCAAAGGAAGATATAGAAAAGTTGACTATAGAAAATACAAAAAGCTTATTTGGAATTTAG